A genomic region of Methyloceanibacter stevinii contains the following coding sequences:
- the ypfJ gene encoding KPN_02809 family neutral zinc metallopeptidase: MRWRGQRQSENVEDRRGSGGGIFRFPFPGRGGMRVPSSGGGGGKGGGIGLLGILIILGLVLFFGFDPGSLMQGSGPTGGSGSGFPDIRLPQQPRTTNLPAPGTQGQITRPQSSSEDDLKSFVSVVLATTEDVWNNVFNQLGGRYREPRLVLFDGSVRSACGTGMSAMGPFYCPADEKVYIDLEFYRELKNRFRAPGDFAQAYVIAHEVGHHVQKVLGIADKVEAAKRRMGRRGGNALQVRMELQADCFAGVWAHQMQSDKGLIEPGDIDEALQAASAIGDDRIQRQTQGYVVPDSFTHGSSEQRVRWFRRGFQSGQLQACDTFNTDQL, translated from the coding sequence ATGCGGTGGCGCGGCCAACGGCAGAGCGAGAACGTTGAAGACCGGCGCGGAAGTGGCGGTGGGATCTTCCGGTTCCCATTTCCAGGCCGCGGCGGGATGCGCGTGCCGTCCAGCGGCGGCGGCGGTGGAAAAGGCGGCGGCATCGGCCTCCTCGGCATTCTGATTATCCTCGGTCTCGTGCTGTTCTTCGGCTTTGATCCCGGCTCCCTCATGCAAGGGTCCGGACCGACCGGCGGAAGCGGATCGGGATTCCCCGATATTCGTTTGCCGCAGCAACCCCGGACCACCAACCTTCCGGCGCCCGGCACGCAGGGCCAAATCACGAGGCCCCAGTCCTCGAGCGAAGACGATCTCAAGAGCTTCGTCTCGGTCGTTCTCGCGACCACCGAGGACGTTTGGAACAATGTCTTCAACCAGCTCGGCGGGAGATATAGAGAACCCCGGCTGGTCTTGTTCGACGGCTCCGTACGCTCTGCCTGCGGCACGGGCATGTCGGCAATGGGACCCTTCTACTGCCCGGCCGATGAGAAGGTATACATCGATCTCGAATTCTACCGTGAACTGAAGAATCGGTTCCGTGCGCCCGGCGACTTTGCTCAGGCATATGTGATCGCCCATGAGGTTGGGCATCACGTTCAGAAGGTGTTGGGGATCGCCGACAAGGTCGAGGCGGCGAAGCGGCGAATGGGCCGCAGGGGCGGCAATGCGCTGCAGGTCCGCATGGAGCTGCAAGCCGATTGCTTCGCCGGCGTTTGGGCCCACCAAATGCAGTCAGACAAGGGTCTTATCGAGCCGGGCGATATCGACGAGGCCCTACAAGCGGCCAGCGCCATCGGCGATGATCGCATCCAGCGCCAGACCCAAGGTTACGTCGTTCCGGATTCGTTCACACATGGCTCCTCGGAACAACGAGTGCGATGGTTTCGCCGCGGATTCCAGAGCGGACAGCTTCAAGCCTGCGATACGTTCAATACTGATCAACTATAG
- a CDS encoding amino acid ABC transporter substrate-binding protein, with protein MGISRWFVAAAFFAVSAHVCSVAGASDDEVVLGTTVPLTGAHRRGGADTKNGYELAIRQVNGRGGVVVNGKRYRLKARYYDDKSDPLQAQELIDRLIHTDGVKFILGPYHAGQNRAVLTTIERNRVPMVDAHSVARGQGTRSRSRGYSFAVAATPDQYFTPALEFAAAFAAKFGKAANDLRIAMATEDDSFSREVRVGILSDVRRLGIACVIDDQLPENFESMPATLDKVKKLKPDIFLVSGHDETAMTAVSEIEKAGASVPMVAVTHCQTARLAQQGDRSSNFVFCPVQWDRAAKHEGALFGTSEEFARVYEKAYDHEPTSVAAQAAAAVYVFADAFNRAQSFEPEEVRDAISATDLDTFFGHIKFDSQGTNSEKSLMLTQIIDGDYVLIAPHAWAEQEPVLTKPAVTEQAP; from the coding sequence TTGGGTATATCCCGGTGGTTTGTGGCCGCAGCGTTCTTCGCTGTCTCGGCCCATGTCTGTAGCGTTGCAGGCGCGTCGGACGATGAGGTTGTTCTTGGCACCACGGTGCCGCTGACAGGGGCCCACAGGCGCGGCGGCGCCGATACCAAAAATGGATACGAACTTGCCATCCGCCAGGTGAACGGCCGGGGCGGGGTCGTGGTGAACGGAAAGCGCTATCGCCTCAAGGCGCGCTACTACGACGACAAGTCCGATCCGTTGCAGGCGCAGGAACTGATCGACCGGCTGATTCACACAGACGGCGTGAAGTTCATCCTGGGCCCGTACCATGCCGGGCAGAATCGTGCCGTACTGACGACGATTGAGCGCAATCGTGTCCCCATGGTCGACGCGCATTCGGTCGCGAGGGGGCAGGGAACCCGCAGCAGAAGCCGCGGTTATTCTTTCGCCGTCGCCGCGACGCCGGACCAGTACTTCACACCGGCCCTCGAATTCGCTGCGGCTTTTGCCGCCAAGTTCGGTAAAGCCGCGAACGATCTGCGGATCGCCATGGCGACCGAGGACGATTCGTTCTCACGCGAAGTACGCGTCGGCATCCTGTCCGATGTTCGGCGACTCGGGATTGCATGCGTCATCGACGACCAATTGCCCGAGAACTTCGAGAGCATGCCCGCGACGCTGGATAAGGTGAAGAAGCTCAAGCCGGACATCTTCTTGGTATCGGGGCACGACGAGACAGCCATGACGGCGGTCAGCGAAATCGAGAAAGCAGGCGCAAGCGTGCCGATGGTTGCGGTGACCCATTGCCAAACCGCGCGGCTCGCACAGCAGGGCGATCGCTCCTCGAACTTCGTTTTTTGCCCGGTGCAATGGGATCGTGCGGCGAAGCACGAGGGTGCGCTGTTCGGGACGAGCGAGGAATTCGCACGCGTGTACGAGAAGGCCTACGACCATGAGCCGACGTCAGTTGCGGCGCAGGCCGCGGCTGCGGTCTATGTCTTTGCCGATGCATTCAACCGTGCACAGAGCTTCGAACCCGAGGAGGTGCGTGACGCCATCTCGGCCACGGACCTCGATACGTTTTTCGGACACATCAAGTTCGACTCGCAGGGCACGAACAGTGAAAAGTCTTTGATGCTGACCCAAATCATCGATGGTGATTATGTGCTCATCGCACCGCATGCCTGGGCGGAGCAAGAGCCGGTACTTACGAAACCGGCGGTCACCGAACAGGCGCCATAA